In one window of Branchiostoma floridae strain S238N-H82 chromosome 14, Bfl_VNyyK, whole genome shotgun sequence DNA:
- the LOC118431180 gene encoding caveolin-2-like yields the protein MSAGPNDTFPVSEKTSGASMSYGATAPPGYDNPNYIYQTLPSSAAQHTRVGQQAFVESDRLIEMHRAQHSLEDDKEDMDIYSTKGHVKVTFDEIFNEPKNVTSFEPIRTVNSVVFEYTQGGVYKILSAGLGVILAVVWGLAFGLFNFFIVWFVHPWLKMCFMGIRLFGLTIKAIVRTCIDPFFQSLGLSLSTIAGRFSLKLSGIPGPRADPENAIQNNQ from the exons ATGTCGGCTGGTCCAAACGACACATTCCCCGTCAG CGAGAAAACCTCCGGTGCAAGTATGAGCTACGGCGCAACAGCGCCACCTGGCTATGATAACCCAAACTACATCTACCAGACCCTGCCCAGCAGCGCCGCCCAGCACACCAGGGTGGGACAGCAGGCTTTTGTGGAGTCTGACCGTTTAATCGAGATGCACCGTGCCCAGCATTCTTTGGAAGACGATAAGGAAGATATGGACATCTACAGCACAAAGGGGCATGTAAAG GTCACCTTTGACGAGATCTTCAACGAGCCGAAGAATGTCACAAGTTTTGAGCCGATTCGAACTGTCAATTCTGTCGTCTTCGAGTACACACAG GGTGGAGTCTACAAAATACTATCCGCCGGTTTGGGTGTGATACTGGCCGTTGTGTGGGGCCTGGCGTTCGGTCTGTTCAACTTCTTCATCGTGTGGTTTGTCCACCCCTGGCTGAAGATGTGCTTTATGGGCATACGGCTCTTCGGTCTGACCATAAAGGCCATCGTCCGCACGTGCATTGACCCGTTCTTCCAGTCCTTGGGTCTGTCCCTCAGCACTATCGCAGGCAGATTCAGCCTCAAGCTGTCCGGCATCCCGGGACCGAGAGCGGATCCAGAGAACGCCATTCAAAACAACCAATGA